In a single window of the Scophthalmus maximus strain ysfricsl-2021 chromosome 18, ASM2237912v1, whole genome shotgun sequence genome:
- the LOC118290667 gene encoding serine/threonine-protein kinase PAK 6-like codes for MFRRRKRRRRPEISIPRDFQHRVHTSFNAATGCYVGLPSQWQSVIDTLRRPRPLVDPSRVTEVELGPKKTIVRGSFVGHGDYISHVISELSRLSVSSSNSLRRSSPSARKRARSLGRLGELPEDDSYQYQELSRRGDGGGSSTYWQDRIRRVRSEAGRPELNGAPRRAESEATPPTTGTGVCYTHGKWAGLRQRTTSCQDNLQHSVETDGRGISHLPDLLTSSRGTPRRPHSSYDLHLPSPLLLPPPNSTSSPLITGRGLPPRSLRPSSSFNIVPPGLPALNHELPCPSPPGSPGRAPTRLDPSSAQLTVLDGGPQKVTHEQFKAALQTVVDPGDPRTTLENFVKIGEGSTGVVCIAQERHGGRQVAVKMMDVRQQQRRELLFNEVVIMRDYRHRNVVEMYRSALVEEELWVIMEYLQGGTLTDIISETRLNEQQMATVSEGVLQALTFLHSQGVIHRDVKSDSILLTLDGRIKLSDFGFCAQISDDVPKRKSLVGTPYWMAPEVISKTPYGTEVDIWSLGVMVVEMVDGEPPYFSDTPITAMKRLRDEAAPNVKNVQRVSPVLQDFLGCMLTRDALQRRSAADLLQHPFLLQAGSPRCLVPLVEQHRKRTSLC; via the exons ATGTTCCGTCGCAGGAAGAGGAGGCGCCGGCCGGAGATCTCGATACCTCGAGACTTCCAGCACCGTGTGCACACGTCATTTAACGCTGCCACGGGATGTTACGTGGGTCTGCCGTCACAGTGGCAGAGTGTCATCGACACGCTGAGGAGGCCCCGCCCCCTAGTGGACCCGTCCAGGGTCACCGAGGTCGAGCTCGGACCCAAGAAG ACGATTGTTCGCGGGAGCTTCGTCGGCCACGGCGACTACATCAGTCACGTGATCTCTGAGCTGAgccgtctctccgtctccagcTCTAACTCTCTGCGCCGCAGCAGCCCGTCGGCACGGAAACGGGCCCGGTCGCTCGGGCGACTGGGAGAACTGCCGGAGGACGATTCGTACCAGTACCAGGAGCTCAGTCGGCGTGGAGACGGCGGCGGAAGCTCCACCTACTGGCAGGACCGGATCCGACGGGTCCGCAGCGAGGCCGGCCGCCCCGAACTGAACGGAGCTCCGCGAAGAGCCGAGTCCGAGGCCACGCCCCCCACCACTGGGACAGGTGTATGTTACACCCACGGCAAGTGGGCGGGGCTCAGACAGAGGACGACTTCCTGTCAGGACAACCTGCAGCATAGCGTGGAGACAGACGGCCGAGGCATCAGTCACCTGCCCGACCTGCTGACCTCCTCCAGAGGAACTCCCAGAAGGCCTCACTCCTCTTATGACCTCCAC ctcccctcccccctcctgctgcCTCCCCCCAACAGCACCAGCAGCCCCCTCATCACAGGTCGTGGGTTACCTCCGCGCTCACTCCGCCCCTCCTCCAGCTTCAACATAGTTCCACCGGGACTGCCAGCCCTGAACCACGAGCTGCCCTGCCCCTCGCCCCCCGGATCACCGGGCCGCGCCCCCACCCGGCTCGACCCCTCGTCCGCCCAGCTGACGGTACTTGACGGAGGTCCTCAGAAAGTGACCCATGAGCAGTTCAAGGCGGCGCTGCAGACGGTGGTGGATCCGGGCGACCCGAGGACGACTCTGGAGAACTTTGTGAAGATCGGGGAGGGGTCGACGGGCGTGGTCTGCATCGCCCAGGAGAGACACGGCGGGCGGCAGGTGGCGGTGAAGATGATGGAcgtgaggcagcagcagcgccgaGAGCTGCTCTTCAATGAG GTGGTGATCATGAGGGACTACAGGCACCGAAACGTGGTAGAGATGTACCGCAGCgctctggtggaggaggagctctgGGTGATCATGGAGTACCTGCAGGGCGGCACTCTCACCGACATCATCAGTGAGACCAG GCTGAACGAGCAGCAGATGGCGACGGTGAGCGAAGGCGTCCTGCAGGCGTTGACCTTCCTCCACTCACAGGGGGTCATCCACCGAGACGTGAAGAGTGACTCCATCCTGCTGACACTGGACGGgagg aTCAAACTGTCCGACTTCGGTTTCTGCGCTCAGATCAGTGATGATGTTCCGAAGAGGAAGTCTCTGGTCGGGACTCCGTATTGGATGGCTCCCGAGGTCATCTCCAAAACGCCGTACGGTACCGAG GTGGACATCTGGTCTCTGGGCGTCAtggtggtggagatggtggaCGGAGAGCCGCCATACTTCAGTGACACACCCATCACCGCCATGAAGAGGCTGAGGGACGAAGCCGCACCGAACGTGAAGAATGTCCAGcgg GTGTCTCCGGTGTTACAGGACTTCCTGGGCTGCATGTTGACGCGTGACGCGTTGCAGCGCCGCAGCGCCGCCGACCTGCTGCAGCACCCGTTCCTGCTGCAGGCTGGGTCGCCGCGCTGCCTGGTGCCCCTGGTGGAGCAGCATCGCAAACGCACGTCGCTCTGCTGA
- the bub1ba gene encoding mitotic checkpoint serine/threonine-protein kinase BUB1 beta isoform X2 yields the protein MRGAAAGSNGAEPAGGSVSGAAMTEDQLNAQRTQSEMHLSTGAGPQEEGGVRQVSEYCKDLLMRGREELSLEELRAERYFRHRQKDVEERLKHLTEVNEQLNQELEEKTRLFLLRKSHQQVGPEAPAATSFQIYDESQSAAARPAGNSELQDDVFLRPDERGLCLKIQFPRPGGAGPSELPQRLQAEDVCCSESGELQTPPPDSAPQEPDSKTTKKLSPIQETSVEAGDRSLVDQHQDQNLTPATVGQAMDPCDPEVRRRLLDVCDVTSSPGFHCESRPLPPVCGRLQLGGDVYDIYSTVVDGGSFSVYKAASDDDYVLIKVDRCRVPWDFHQLTRLKMSSAAALPLISCYLFLDGCVTVYTKPPDHMFTVLTECQDSVVHIVVLLLQLVSQLHSCRLLHAALQPSILTCSYRGLMDLDSVFPVDWSWSVDLDLQQDVTSVQQLPTARSYVSLGLLEPTSPPQLMDLVGVAETVHMLLTHSRMVLVKDDEGWTAERFSRDESCDVFPGTWMTWSRFFRSLLNAGGRSSLSVLSELTDQLSDLKY from the exons ATGAGAGGCGCGGCTGCAGGTTCAAACGGAGCCGAACCAGCGGGTGGATCAGTTTCAG GTGCCGCCATGACGGAGGATCAGCTGAACGCACA GCGGACTCAGAGCGAGATGCACCTGAGCACAGGGGCGGGGCCTCAAGAGGAGGGCGGAGTCAGGCAGGTGAGCGAGTACTGCAAAGATCTGCTgatgagaggacgagaggagctGAGTCTAGAGGAGCTGAGGGCCGAGAGATACTTCAGGCACAGGCAGAAGGACGTGGAAG AGAGGCTGAAACACCTGACGGAGGTGAATGAGCAGCTGAatcaggagctggaggagaagacaaGACTGTTTCTGCTCAGAAAATCTCACCAGCAG GTGGGTCCTGAAGCTCCAGCTGCCACCTCCTTCCAGATCTATGACGAGTCCCAGTCCGCTGCCGCTCGGCCTGCTGG AAACTCTGAGCTGCAGGACGACGTCTTCCTCCGTCCTGACGAGAGAGGACTGTGTCTGAAGATCCAGTTCCCCCGACCGG gtggtgCTGGTCCGTCTGAACTCCCTCAG cgTCTCCAGGCTGAAGACGTCTGTTGTTCAGAGTCTGGAG AACTGCAGACTCCGCCCCCAGACTCCGCCCCCCAGGAGCCCGACTCCAAAACCACCAAGAAGCTGAGTCCCATACAGGAGACGAGTGTTGAGGCTGGAGACCGCAGTCTCGTGGACCAGCACCAGGACCAGAACTTGACTCCAGCAACTG TGGGCCAAGCTATGGATCCCTGTGACCCGGAGGTCCGCCGGCGGCTGTTGGACgtgtgtgatgtcacttcctctcccgGTTTTCACTGCGAGTCGCGGCCCCTCCCACCTGTGTGCGGCCGCCTGCAGCTGG GGGGCGACGTGTATGATATCTACTCCACGGTCGTGGACGGAGGAAGTTTCTCTGTCTACAAAGCGGCGTCGGACGACGACTACGTTCTCATCAAG gTGGACCGCTGCCGAGTCCCCTGGGACTTTCACCAGTTGACCCGTCTGAAGATGAGCTCGGCCGCCGCGCTCCCTCTTATCAGCTGCTACCTGTTCCTTGACGGCTGCGTCACAGTCTACACCAAACCACCTGACCACATGTTCACG GTGCTGACGGAGTGCCAGGACTCTGTGGTTCATATCGtggtcctgctcctgcagctggtgTCGCAGCTTCActcctgcaggctgctgcaTGCGGCGCTGCAGCCGAGCATCCTCACCTGCTCCTACAG GGGTCTGATGGATCTGGACTCGGTCTTCCCGGTGGACTGGTCGTGGTCCGTGGACCTGGACCTGCAGCAGGACGTGACGTCGGTCCAGCAGCTGCCCACGGCTCGGTCCTACGTCAGTCTGGGTCTGCTGGAGCCGACGTCTCCGCCTCAGCTG ATGGATCTGGTGGGCGTGGCCGAGACCGTCCACATGCTCCTGACCCACAGCAGGATGGTCCTGGTGAAGGACGACGAGGGCTGGACGGCCGAGCGCTTCAGCAGAGACGAGTCCTG CGACGTGTTTCCCGGGACGTGGATGACATGGTCGAGGTTTTTCCGGTCGCTGCTGAACGCCGGCGGCCGCTCGTCGCTCTCCGTCCTGTCGGAGCTGACGGATCAGCTGTCGGATCTTAAATACTGA
- the bub1ba gene encoding mitotic checkpoint serine/threonine-protein kinase BUB1 beta isoform X1: protein MRGAAAGSNGAEPAGGSVSGAAMTEDQLNAQRTQSEMHLSTGAGPQEEGGVRQVSEYCKDLLMRGREELSLEELRAERYFRHRQKDVEERLKHLTEVNEQLNQELEEKTRLFLLRKSHQQQVGPEAPAATSFQIYDESQSAAARPAGNSELQDDVFLRPDERGLCLKIQFPRPGGAGPSELPQRLQAEDVCCSESGELQTPPPDSAPQEPDSKTTKKLSPIQETSVEAGDRSLVDQHQDQNLTPATVGQAMDPCDPEVRRRLLDVCDVTSSPGFHCESRPLPPVCGRLQLGGDVYDIYSTVVDGGSFSVYKAASDDDYVLIKVDRCRVPWDFHQLTRLKMSSAAALPLISCYLFLDGCVTVYTKPPDHMFTVLTECQDSVVHIVVLLLQLVSQLHSCRLLHAALQPSILTCSYRGLMDLDSVFPVDWSWSVDLDLQQDVTSVQQLPTARSYVSLGLLEPTSPPQLMDLVGVAETVHMLLTHSRMVLVKDDEGWTAERFSRDESCDVFPGTWMTWSRFFRSLLNAGGRSSLSVLSELTDQLSDLKY from the exons ATGAGAGGCGCGGCTGCAGGTTCAAACGGAGCCGAACCAGCGGGTGGATCAGTTTCAG GTGCCGCCATGACGGAGGATCAGCTGAACGCACA GCGGACTCAGAGCGAGATGCACCTGAGCACAGGGGCGGGGCCTCAAGAGGAGGGCGGAGTCAGGCAGGTGAGCGAGTACTGCAAAGATCTGCTgatgagaggacgagaggagctGAGTCTAGAGGAGCTGAGGGCCGAGAGATACTTCAGGCACAGGCAGAAGGACGTGGAAG AGAGGCTGAAACACCTGACGGAGGTGAATGAGCAGCTGAatcaggagctggaggagaagacaaGACTGTTTCTGCTCAGAAAATCTCACCAGCAG CAGGTGGGTCCTGAAGCTCCAGCTGCCACCTCCTTCCAGATCTATGACGAGTCCCAGTCCGCTGCCGCTCGGCCTGCTGG AAACTCTGAGCTGCAGGACGACGTCTTCCTCCGTCCTGACGAGAGAGGACTGTGTCTGAAGATCCAGTTCCCCCGACCGG gtggtgCTGGTCCGTCTGAACTCCCTCAG cgTCTCCAGGCTGAAGACGTCTGTTGTTCAGAGTCTGGAG AACTGCAGACTCCGCCCCCAGACTCCGCCCCCCAGGAGCCCGACTCCAAAACCACCAAGAAGCTGAGTCCCATACAGGAGACGAGTGTTGAGGCTGGAGACCGCAGTCTCGTGGACCAGCACCAGGACCAGAACTTGACTCCAGCAACTG TGGGCCAAGCTATGGATCCCTGTGACCCGGAGGTCCGCCGGCGGCTGTTGGACgtgtgtgatgtcacttcctctcccgGTTTTCACTGCGAGTCGCGGCCCCTCCCACCTGTGTGCGGCCGCCTGCAGCTGG GGGGCGACGTGTATGATATCTACTCCACGGTCGTGGACGGAGGAAGTTTCTCTGTCTACAAAGCGGCGTCGGACGACGACTACGTTCTCATCAAG gTGGACCGCTGCCGAGTCCCCTGGGACTTTCACCAGTTGACCCGTCTGAAGATGAGCTCGGCCGCCGCGCTCCCTCTTATCAGCTGCTACCTGTTCCTTGACGGCTGCGTCACAGTCTACACCAAACCACCTGACCACATGTTCACG GTGCTGACGGAGTGCCAGGACTCTGTGGTTCATATCGtggtcctgctcctgcagctggtgTCGCAGCTTCActcctgcaggctgctgcaTGCGGCGCTGCAGCCGAGCATCCTCACCTGCTCCTACAG GGGTCTGATGGATCTGGACTCGGTCTTCCCGGTGGACTGGTCGTGGTCCGTGGACCTGGACCTGCAGCAGGACGTGACGTCGGTCCAGCAGCTGCCCACGGCTCGGTCCTACGTCAGTCTGGGTCTGCTGGAGCCGACGTCTCCGCCTCAGCTG ATGGATCTGGTGGGCGTGGCCGAGACCGTCCACATGCTCCTGACCCACAGCAGGATGGTCCTGGTGAAGGACGACGAGGGCTGGACGGCCGAGCGCTTCAGCAGAGACGAGTCCTG CGACGTGTTTCCCGGGACGTGGATGACATGGTCGAGGTTTTTCCGGTCGCTGCTGAACGCCGGCGGCCGCTCGTCGCTCTCCGTCCTGTCGGAGCTGACGGATCAGCTGTCGGATCTTAAATACTGA
- the bub1ba gene encoding mitotic checkpoint serine/threonine-protein kinase BUB1 beta isoform X3 yields MTEDQLNAQRTQSEMHLSTGAGPQEEGGVRQVSEYCKDLLMRGREELSLEELRAERYFRHRQKDVEERLKHLTEVNEQLNQELEEKTRLFLLRKSHQQQVGPEAPAATSFQIYDESQSAAARPAGNSELQDDVFLRPDERGLCLKIQFPRPGGAGPSELPQRLQAEDVCCSESGELQTPPPDSAPQEPDSKTTKKLSPIQETSVEAGDRSLVDQHQDQNLTPATVGQAMDPCDPEVRRRLLDVCDVTSSPGFHCESRPLPPVCGRLQLGGDVYDIYSTVVDGGSFSVYKAASDDDYVLIKVDRCRVPWDFHQLTRLKMSSAAALPLISCYLFLDGCVTVYTKPPDHMFTVLTECQDSVVHIVVLLLQLVSQLHSCRLLHAALQPSILTCSYRGLMDLDSVFPVDWSWSVDLDLQQDVTSVQQLPTARSYVSLGLLEPTSPPQLMDLVGVAETVHMLLTHSRMVLVKDDEGWTAERFSRDESCDVFPGTWMTWSRFFRSLLNAGGRSSLSVLSELTDQLSDLKY; encoded by the exons ATGACGGAGGATCAGCTGAACGCACA GCGGACTCAGAGCGAGATGCACCTGAGCACAGGGGCGGGGCCTCAAGAGGAGGGCGGAGTCAGGCAGGTGAGCGAGTACTGCAAAGATCTGCTgatgagaggacgagaggagctGAGTCTAGAGGAGCTGAGGGCCGAGAGATACTTCAGGCACAGGCAGAAGGACGTGGAAG AGAGGCTGAAACACCTGACGGAGGTGAATGAGCAGCTGAatcaggagctggaggagaagacaaGACTGTTTCTGCTCAGAAAATCTCACCAGCAG CAGGTGGGTCCTGAAGCTCCAGCTGCCACCTCCTTCCAGATCTATGACGAGTCCCAGTCCGCTGCCGCTCGGCCTGCTGG AAACTCTGAGCTGCAGGACGACGTCTTCCTCCGTCCTGACGAGAGAGGACTGTGTCTGAAGATCCAGTTCCCCCGACCGG gtggtgCTGGTCCGTCTGAACTCCCTCAG cgTCTCCAGGCTGAAGACGTCTGTTGTTCAGAGTCTGGAG AACTGCAGACTCCGCCCCCAGACTCCGCCCCCCAGGAGCCCGACTCCAAAACCACCAAGAAGCTGAGTCCCATACAGGAGACGAGTGTTGAGGCTGGAGACCGCAGTCTCGTGGACCAGCACCAGGACCAGAACTTGACTCCAGCAACTG TGGGCCAAGCTATGGATCCCTGTGACCCGGAGGTCCGCCGGCGGCTGTTGGACgtgtgtgatgtcacttcctctcccgGTTTTCACTGCGAGTCGCGGCCCCTCCCACCTGTGTGCGGCCGCCTGCAGCTGG GGGGCGACGTGTATGATATCTACTCCACGGTCGTGGACGGAGGAAGTTTCTCTGTCTACAAAGCGGCGTCGGACGACGACTACGTTCTCATCAAG gTGGACCGCTGCCGAGTCCCCTGGGACTTTCACCAGTTGACCCGTCTGAAGATGAGCTCGGCCGCCGCGCTCCCTCTTATCAGCTGCTACCTGTTCCTTGACGGCTGCGTCACAGTCTACACCAAACCACCTGACCACATGTTCACG GTGCTGACGGAGTGCCAGGACTCTGTGGTTCATATCGtggtcctgctcctgcagctggtgTCGCAGCTTCActcctgcaggctgctgcaTGCGGCGCTGCAGCCGAGCATCCTCACCTGCTCCTACAG GGGTCTGATGGATCTGGACTCGGTCTTCCCGGTGGACTGGTCGTGGTCCGTGGACCTGGACCTGCAGCAGGACGTGACGTCGGTCCAGCAGCTGCCCACGGCTCGGTCCTACGTCAGTCTGGGTCTGCTGGAGCCGACGTCTCCGCCTCAGCTG ATGGATCTGGTGGGCGTGGCCGAGACCGTCCACATGCTCCTGACCCACAGCAGGATGGTCCTGGTGAAGGACGACGAGGGCTGGACGGCCGAGCGCTTCAGCAGAGACGAGTCCTG CGACGTGTTTCCCGGGACGTGGATGACATGGTCGAGGTTTTTCCGGTCGCTGCTGAACGCCGGCGGCCGCTCGTCGCTCTCCGTCCTGTCGGAGCTGACGGATCAGCTGTCGGATCTTAAATACTGA